A section of the Mus pahari unplaced genomic scaffold, PAHARI_EIJ_v1.1 scaffold_7617_1, whole genome shotgun sequence genome encodes:
- the Znf605 gene encoding zinc finger protein 605 isoform X1 has product MTESKISFEDVAVDFSWDQWQLLSPTQKSLYRDVMLENCSSLVFLGNQTTKPDVAFKLDQQESRLMDEENLNQNFLEIWLDSYSELWPQDKQDKLKRMERVNGDKVLEEICQSSMNSVYLEMRFHIYGTCEKSLNNPLNFFIPKSNCGRKKNKVSKKLLFYLKFDRPYSKRKSHDCDKYRKASSNESQLVTNQMTHSGIFLCMECGRIFNKKSQLIAHQRNHTGDKPCQCSGCGKTFAQTFPIAIHQKTHSVEEAEACDERQKAFSGKSLVIQHQRTHTGQKPCTRGKAYSREPQQNRQEMIHTINKTYHCSDCGKAFSQKLKLIIHRRTHTGEKPYKCSEGRKAFFWNSQLITHRRSHRGKKPYVCSEFKKPFRRNSLLMRHQRIHTGEKPHGSLECSEAFIRKPQLAKHHMTHTGEKKCYDFEEAFFKKSELMRHQKRHFRKKPNGCAECGKIFPEKSQLLTHPKSHLGEKPHRCAECGKTFPGRSSLLTHQRTHTGEKPYKCNLCGRAFSQRSSVISHQRTHTGEKPFKCGDCGKAFTEKSSLLHHKRTHTGEKPFGCGDCGKAFAWKPQLLRHQRIHTGEKPFECSECGKAFVQKVQLIKHQRHHTGEKTYKCSGCEKAFFEKTQLMSHQKIHTGERPYTCGECGRSFTRKSHLMRHEPIHTRAKCYRCSQCGSIFNKKSHLIKHQKDHMIKAV; this is encoded by the exons ATATCATTTGAGGATGTGGCTGTAGACTTCTCCTGGGACCAGTGGCAGCTGCTTAGCCCTACTCAAAAGAGTTTATACAGAGATGTGATGTTGGAGAACTGCAGCAGCCTTGTCTTCTTGG GTAATCAAACCACCAAACCTGATGTAGCTTTCAAGCTAGACCAGCAAGAGTCACGGTTAATGGATGAAGAAAACCTAAATCAAAATTTTTTAG agatctGGCTAGACAGTTATTCTGAACTATGGCCTCAAGATAAACAAGACAAGCTTAAAAGGATGGAGAGAGTCAATGGAGATAAAGttttggaggaaatatgtcagtCAAGCATGAACTCTGTTTATTTAGAAATGAGATTCCATATATATGGTACATGTGAAAAGAGTCTAAAcaatcctttaaatttttttattccaaaaagtaactgtggaagaaaaaaaaataaagtcagtaaGAAATTGTTATTTTATCTAAAATTTGACAGACCCTACAGTAAAAGAAAATCCCATGATTGTGATAAGTACAGAAAAGCAAGCAGTAATGAATCACAGCTCGTTACAAATCAAATGACACATTCAGGAATCTTTTTATGTATGGAATGTGGTAGAATTTTTAACAAGAAATCGCAGCTTATAGCACACCAGAGAAATCATACAGGAGACAAGCCCTGTCAGTGCAGTGGGTGTGGCAAAACTTTTGCACAAACGTTCCCGATTGCTATTCACCAAAAGACTCACTCAGTAGAAGAAGCAGAGGCTTGCGATGAACGTCAGAAGGCTTTCAGTGGGAAGTCCCTGGTCATTCAGCATCAGAGAACTCATACTGGACAGAAGCCCTGCACACGTGGAAAAGCCTACAGCAGGGAACCACAGCAAAACAGGCAGGAGATGattcacacaataaataaaacGTATCATTGCAGTGATTGTGGGAAAGCTTTCTCTCAGAAATTGAAACTTATCATTCACCGAAGAACACATACAGGAGAAAAACCCTATAAATGTAGTGAGGGTAGAAAAGCTTTCTTTTGGAATTCACAACTCATTACTCATCGAAGGTCACATAGAGGGAAGAAACCTTATGTATGCAGTGAATTCAAAAAACCTTTCAGGAGGAACTCACTTCTCATGAGGCATCAAAggattcacactggagagaaaccacaTGGAAGCTTGGAATGTAGTGAGGCCTTCATCAGAAAGCCACAACTTGCTAAACATCACATGACCCATacaggagagaagaaatgttATGACTTTGAAGAAGCCTTTTTCAAGAAGTCAGAGCTAATGAGACATCAAAAAAGGCACTTCAGGAAGAAACCGAATGGGTGTGCTGAGTGTGGAAAAATATTCCCTGAAAAGTCACAGCTCCTGACACATCCAAAAAGCCACTTAGGAGAGAAACCACATAGGTGTGCTGAGTGTGGAAAAACATTCCCTGGAAGGTCATCGCTCCTGACACATCAAAGAACTCACACTGgggagaaaccttacaaatgcaaTCTGTGTGGAAGGGCCTTCTCCCAGAGGTCAAGCGTAATATCAcaccagagaacacacacaggtGAGAAACCCTTCAAATGTGGTgactgtgggaaagccttcacTGAGAAGTCGAGCCTCCTTCATCACAAGAGAACCCACACTGGGGAAAAGCCCTTTGGATGCGGTGACTGTGGAAAAGCCTTTGCATGGAAGCCACAGCTCCTTCGGCATCAGAGAATCCACACGGGGGAGAAACCCTTTGAGTGCAGTGAGTGTGGGAAAGCGTTTGTTCAAAAGGTGCAGCTCATTAAGCATCAGAGACACCATACAGGGGAGAAGACCTATAAATGCAGTGGTTGTGAAAAAGCTTTTTTTGAGAAGACACAGCTTATGAGCCATCAGAAAATCCATACGGGAGAGAGGCCTTATACTTGTGGTGAATGTGGGAGGTCTTTCACTAGAAAATCACATCTAATGAGGCATGAGCCAATTCATACAAGAGCTAAGTGCTATAGGTGTAGTCAGTGTGGGAGTATCTTCAACAAGAAGTCACACCTTATcaaacatcaaaaagatcataTGATAAAGGCCGTATAA
- the Znf605 gene encoding zinc finger protein 605 isoform X2, which produces MHLSPQFTEIWLDSYSELWPQDKQDKLKRMERVNGDKVLEEICQSSMNSVYLEMRFHIYGTCEKSLNNPLNFFIPKSNCGRKKNKVSKKLLFYLKFDRPYSKRKSHDCDKYRKASSNESQLVTNQMTHSGIFLCMECGRIFNKKSQLIAHQRNHTGDKPCQCSGCGKTFAQTFPIAIHQKTHSVEEAEACDERQKAFSGKSLVIQHQRTHTGQKPCTRGKAYSREPQQNRQEMIHTINKTYHCSDCGKAFSQKLKLIIHRRTHTGEKPYKCSEGRKAFFWNSQLITHRRSHRGKKPYVCSEFKKPFRRNSLLMRHQRIHTGEKPHGSLECSEAFIRKPQLAKHHMTHTGEKKCYDFEEAFFKKSELMRHQKRHFRKKPNGCAECGKIFPEKSQLLTHPKSHLGEKPHRCAECGKTFPGRSSLLTHQRTHTGEKPYKCNLCGRAFSQRSSVISHQRTHTGEKPFKCGDCGKAFTEKSSLLHHKRTHTGEKPFGCGDCGKAFAWKPQLLRHQRIHTGEKPFECSECGKAFVQKVQLIKHQRHHTGEKTYKCSGCEKAFFEKTQLMSHQKIHTGERPYTCGECGRSFTRKSHLMRHEPIHTRAKCYRCSQCGSIFNKKSHLIKHQKDHMIKAV; this is translated from the exons ATGCATTTGAGTCCACAATTCACAG agatctGGCTAGACAGTTATTCTGAACTATGGCCTCAAGATAAACAAGACAAGCTTAAAAGGATGGAGAGAGTCAATGGAGATAAAGttttggaggaaatatgtcagtCAAGCATGAACTCTGTTTATTTAGAAATGAGATTCCATATATATGGTACATGTGAAAAGAGTCTAAAcaatcctttaaatttttttattccaaaaagtaactgtggaagaaaaaaaaataaagtcagtaaGAAATTGTTATTTTATCTAAAATTTGACAGACCCTACAGTAAAAGAAAATCCCATGATTGTGATAAGTACAGAAAAGCAAGCAGTAATGAATCACAGCTCGTTACAAATCAAATGACACATTCAGGAATCTTTTTATGTATGGAATGTGGTAGAATTTTTAACAAGAAATCGCAGCTTATAGCACACCAGAGAAATCATACAGGAGACAAGCCCTGTCAGTGCAGTGGGTGTGGCAAAACTTTTGCACAAACGTTCCCGATTGCTATTCACCAAAAGACTCACTCAGTAGAAGAAGCAGAGGCTTGCGATGAACGTCAGAAGGCTTTCAGTGGGAAGTCCCTGGTCATTCAGCATCAGAGAACTCATACTGGACAGAAGCCCTGCACACGTGGAAAAGCCTACAGCAGGGAACCACAGCAAAACAGGCAGGAGATGattcacacaataaataaaacGTATCATTGCAGTGATTGTGGGAAAGCTTTCTCTCAGAAATTGAAACTTATCATTCACCGAAGAACACATACAGGAGAAAAACCCTATAAATGTAGTGAGGGTAGAAAAGCTTTCTTTTGGAATTCACAACTCATTACTCATCGAAGGTCACATAGAGGGAAGAAACCTTATGTATGCAGTGAATTCAAAAAACCTTTCAGGAGGAACTCACTTCTCATGAGGCATCAAAggattcacactggagagaaaccacaTGGAAGCTTGGAATGTAGTGAGGCCTTCATCAGAAAGCCACAACTTGCTAAACATCACATGACCCATacaggagagaagaaatgttATGACTTTGAAGAAGCCTTTTTCAAGAAGTCAGAGCTAATGAGACATCAAAAAAGGCACTTCAGGAAGAAACCGAATGGGTGTGCTGAGTGTGGAAAAATATTCCCTGAAAAGTCACAGCTCCTGACACATCCAAAAAGCCACTTAGGAGAGAAACCACATAGGTGTGCTGAGTGTGGAAAAACATTCCCTGGAAGGTCATCGCTCCTGACACATCAAAGAACTCACACTGgggagaaaccttacaaatgcaaTCTGTGTGGAAGGGCCTTCTCCCAGAGGTCAAGCGTAATATCAcaccagagaacacacacaggtGAGAAACCCTTCAAATGTGGTgactgtgggaaagccttcacTGAGAAGTCGAGCCTCCTTCATCACAAGAGAACCCACACTGGGGAAAAGCCCTTTGGATGCGGTGACTGTGGAAAAGCCTTTGCATGGAAGCCACAGCTCCTTCGGCATCAGAGAATCCACACGGGGGAGAAACCCTTTGAGTGCAGTGAGTGTGGGAAAGCGTTTGTTCAAAAGGTGCAGCTCATTAAGCATCAGAGACACCATACAGGGGAGAAGACCTATAAATGCAGTGGTTGTGAAAAAGCTTTTTTTGAGAAGACACAGCTTATGAGCCATCAGAAAATCCATACGGGAGAGAGGCCTTATACTTGTGGTGAATGTGGGAGGTCTTTCACTAGAAAATCACATCTAATGAGGCATGAGCCAATTCATACAAGAGCTAAGTGCTATAGGTGTAGTCAGTGTGGGAGTATCTTCAACAAGAAGTCACACCTTATcaaacatcaaaaagatcataTGATAAAGGCCGTATAA